The proteins below come from a single Tissierella sp. MB52-C2 genomic window:
- a CDS encoding AAA family ATPase — MGVSLTDIAKQLKDNDKKVQLIYAFNGTGKTRLSREFKLLVEPKVDGEMELVESEVVSKKILYYNAFTEDLFYWDNDLENDTEPKLKIHPNSFTRWIFEEQGQDRNIISHFQHYTDEKLTPHFNEEYAIIDKNGENISVGAFTEVTFSYERGNDERSNNIKISKGEESNFVWCVFYSLLEQVIDVLNVAEPSGRETNQFDQMKYIFIDDPVTSLDDNHLMQLAVDLAQLIKKNDFESGLKFIITTHNPIFYNVLHNELKSKTCYMLGRQEDGTFELQEKRGDSNKSFSYHLHLKKTIEEAIENNQVERYHFTLLRNLYEKTASFLGFPKWSELLPGNKESYYNRIIQFTSHSTLSDESVAEPSPQEKQTVRLLLEHLISNYSFWKEA; from the coding sequence ATGGGTGTTTCATTAACTGATATTGCAAAGCAGTTAAAAGATAATGATAAAAAGGTTCAACTAATTTATGCCTTTAATGGAACTGGTAAAACAAGACTTTCACGGGAATTCAAATTATTAGTGGAACCGAAAGTAGATGGTGAAATGGAGTTAGTGGAATCAGAAGTAGTTAGTAAAAAAATCCTTTATTATAATGCTTTTACGGAAGATTTATTCTATTGGGATAATGACTTAGAAAATGATACTGAACCAAAACTTAAGATTCACCCTAACTCATTTACAAGATGGATTTTTGAAGAGCAAGGACAAGATAGAAATATTATTTCTCATTTTCAACATTATACTGATGAGAAATTAACTCCACATTTTAATGAAGAATATGCTATTATAGATAAAAATGGGGAGAATATATCGGTTGGAGCGTTTACAGAAGTAACATTTTCATATGAACGTGGTAATGATGAGCGTTCAAATAATATTAAAATTTCAAAAGGAGAAGAAAGTAACTTCGTATGGTGCGTTTTCTATTCTCTACTTGAACAAGTTATTGATGTTTTAAATGTAGCTGAACCAAGTGGTAGAGAAACAAATCAATTTGACCAGATGAAATATATATTTATTGATGACCCTGTAACTTCATTAGATGATAACCATTTGATGCAGTTAGCTGTAGACTTGGCTCAATTGATCAAAAAAAATGATTTTGAATCTGGACTAAAGTTTATTATTACAACACACAATCCTATCTTTTATAATGTGCTCCATAATGAGTTGAAATCTAAGACTTGCTATATGCTAGGACGGCAAGAAGACGGTACTTTTGAACTGCAAGAAAAAAGAGGAGATTCAAATAAGAGCTTTTCTTATCATTTGCATTTGAAGAAGACTATAGAGGAAGCAATTGAGAATAATCAAGTAGAAAGATATCATTTCACTCTTTTAAGAAATCTATATGAAAAAACAGCTAGTTTTCTTGGATTTCCAAAATGGTCAGAATTATTACCTGGCAACAAAGAAAGTTATTATAATCGTATTATTCAATTTACAAGTCATTCTACACTCTCAGATGAAAGTGTAGCAGAACCATCTCCCCAAGAAAAGCAAACTGTTAGGCTATTACTTGAACATTTGATAAGCAACTATAGCTTTTGGAAGGAGGCATAA